The Hemibagrus wyckioides isolate EC202008001 linkage group LG25, SWU_Hwy_1.0, whole genome shotgun sequence genome has a segment encoding these proteins:
- the LOC131345789 gene encoding fatty acid-binding protein, brain-like yields MDAFFGSWTLVTSDNFEKYMEALGLPPAMKEYGQNMKAVVIFSQDGDYIVKKTKMYEATNRTFTFTFKLGEEFDESTIDFRVCKSVLNLEGGKLIHLQKWDGKEATTISEIQDGKLIITFILGDIVSVRTYERI; encoded by the exons ATGGATGCATTTTTCGGCAGCTGGACACTGGTCACTAGTGACAATTTCGAAAAATACATGGAAGCACTCG GCCTTCCACCTGCGATGAAAGAGTACGGACAAAACATGAAAGCAGTGGTCATATTTTCACAAGATGGAGATTATATAGtcaaaaaaactaaaatgtaCGAGGCCACAAACAGAACTTTCACCTTCACATTCAAACTGGGTGAGGAATTCGACGAAAGCACCATAGACTTCAGAGTCTGCAAA TCTGTTTTGAACCTGGAAGGAGGTAAACTTATACATCTGCAGAAGTGGGACGGTAAAGAGGCCACAACCATCAGTGAGATCCAGGACGGGAAACTGATTATA acTTTTATACTTGGGGATATTGTATCTGTGCGCACTTATGAGAGGATCTAA
- the LOC131345791 gene encoding fatty acid-binding protein, brain-like: MDAFFGSWTVVARENINEYMEALGMPPAMREYLWNMKSGVIFSQDGDDIIMKIKMYEASNRCFTLTFKLGQEFDESTLDFRVCKSVWNLEGGKLVHLQKWDDKENTSIYEIQDGKLILTLKFGDIVSVCTYERI; encoded by the exons ATGGATGCATTTTTCGGCAGTTGGACAGTGGTCGCTAGGGAAAATATCAATGAATACATGGAAGCACTCG GCATGCCACCTGCGATGAGAGAGTATTTGTGGAACATGAAGTCAGGGGTTATATTTTCACAAGATGGAGATGATATAATcatgaaaattaaaatgtacGAGGCCAGCAACAGATGtttcacactcacattcaaactGGGTCAGGAATTCGACGAAAGCACCTTAGACTTCAGAGTCTGCAAA TCTGTTTGGAACTTGGAAGGAGGTAAACTTGTACATCTGCAGAAGTGGGATGATAAAGAGAACACATCCATTTATGAAATCCAGGACGGGAAACTGATTTTA ACTTTAAAATTTGGGGATATTGTATCTGTGTGCACTTATGAGAGGATCTAA